One window of Biomphalaria glabrata chromosome 6, xgBioGlab47.1, whole genome shotgun sequence genomic DNA carries:
- the LOC106056594 gene encoding uncharacterized protein LOC106056594, with protein MADVVNPLNAVTANRQDSGNVVTPESPDSNILSPTIKEAMDFILPKSATQLLQQGLSCDQPNHMQNLPETVSNMLPNSVAYDAPYPSKTTGLITPASGKRSCDQQAESHFNNLNGSSNDGQKKINKIRISKADLEIITSASDIRMNDLSTETDSDPEDMTRCFKKRKHKKKKRSPKTSPERESSILHNSILEEDPSSVMGHKLVSELNVKSLTQPLTSRNNELQGTLSVTDSSFDTRLHSSGDKDGSGLRDCQNSFGKTMPKNGFSGDCAIGAEDVSNFSTSSSKENVLSQRKPSGQSLPRTKRMEYNIIRHKSKIKNTFLPCFVVLNKCADSFKVSNSHFDFSSNELPLSIRVKYLLEMCRKGKIDCKKRRLKGVFIVDKPVYKNIFEENILMGASDDEFENTRRSLRKRVKNISYVEPTEDDIVDDFKRKRSRSKAKESGSGHDTDTSQETKRKKTSNNSEEPCKNTESAASKLEQMTYTKVGKSANEIIVFPKIPIAKDIIKSHKANENVEDKLKSKIVSNRSNPPLPFDASTSSLRPLMAKSPVAPAPARVSVFSGFPRQRLYSPPAGPIFPINAPQFSTAVTALSAVPNISSITTLSNPMVSSSQPIPMQKHPPQYCVMKVDGKDVLLQLVPSGVGGSVLLQGNKTAPLLSPPLRSTPPISTQAIPVPVCAAQVPTVSSGLFPLLGLPLVNQSVSSTKNNIPLSGFPVISFASGSGFTTPLTARTTLTSATPLAHTSVPLKTTTSLVSVVPSTGMVTTSVIRTTNSTSAVSSILSTMGAPASKALRSFVADQIRPAVVRPDQVATLVAPGLRAVVPNQTSSLRSIRIFVPGCTNTGTPGRFATLGSIANSSPLTRLSASSDLLPQRKQSHDHELTPEQKAAKRRKLEKKYPLPPGVVIKTEPLESHPPPTVTTAVRSLLSPNIQLVSSVSRPGTTVRIIVPSAANSVASGVRGGQNIVYRASSGGSQTVLTTLGNLTSIVSSLHSPSAAIVSSVTTTATIASSSSTPQNLPKQTNSLEFSSPSSCAPTLTSQSPGIWSPASSLSDNSTKTSGTTSTLTSSVERLPAEKSLTKERLEELKMSLIKFRELVSKQETLGLKGERLDKLKDILLIKEMELEKMQKQLEADLNTSGAVSQSDLNCLEDVSQSELNCSAATSQEESNSSPDVLQSTLADTSQTGTNSPVDLSESVNTVINAENMAAANDHLGTEDEPFVID; from the coding sequence ATGGCAGATGTTGTCAATCCCTTGAATGCTGTTACAGCCAACAGACAAGACTCTGGAAATGTTGTCACCCCAGAGTCTCCAGATTCAAACATCTTGTCTCCTACCATCAAGGAGGCCATGGACTTCATATTGCCCAAGTCGGCAACACAACTTCTTCAGCAGGGGCTGTCATGTGACCAACCGAACCATATGCAGAACCTGCCAGAGACAGTCTCTAATATGCTTCCCAATTCAGTGGCCTATGATGCTCCATACCCTTCCAAAACAACTGGACTAATCACACCTGCCAGCGGAAAAAGATCTTGTGATCAGCAGGCAGAGTCTCATTTTAATAATCTCAATGGCTCTTCAAATGATGGtcagaaaaaaatcaataagatTCGTATTTCAAAAGCAGACCTTGAAATCATAACCTCAGCTAGTGATATTAGGATGAATGATTTGTCTACGGAAACAGATAGTGACCCAGAGGACATGACTagatgctttaaaaaaaggaagcacaaaaaaaagaagaggtcACCGAAAACCAGCCCCGAAAGAGAAAGCTCTATCCTGCATAATTCTATTTTGGAAGAAGACCCATCCTCTGTCATGGGCCATAAACTTGTATCCGAGTTAAATGTTAAAAGCTTAACTCAACCTTTAACTTCAAGAAACAATGAGTTGCAAGGTACTCTCTCAGTGACAGATTCTTCTTTTGACACAAGGCTGCACAGCAGTGGAGACAAAGATGGCAGTGGTCTTCGTGACTGCCAAAATAGTTTTGGGAAAACTATGCCAAAAAATGGTTTCTCTGGTGACTGTGCAATAGGTGCCGAAGATGTCTCCAACTTTTCTACTTCATCatcaaaagaaaatgttttaagtcaACGAAAGCCTTCTGGTCAGTCGCTGCCTAGGACTAAACGCATGGAGTATAATATAATAAGACATAAGAGTAAAATCAAGAATACATTCCTGCCTTGCTTTGTTGTTCTAAACAAATGTGCGGACTCATTCAAAGTTTCCAACAGCCACTTTGACTTCAGCTCCAATGAGCTTCCTTTGTCAATCAGAGTTAAGTATCTTCTAGAAATGTGCCGCAAAGGGAAAATTGACTGTAAGAAGAGGCGATTGAAAGGAGTTTTCATAGTAGACAAGCCTGTGTATAAAAACATCTTTGAAGAGAACATTTTGATGGGTGCTTCTGATGATGAGTTTGAGAACACCCGCAGAAGCTTGAGAAAACGTGTAAAAAATATCAGTTACGTGGAACCAACAGAGGATGACATTGTGGATGATTTTAAAAGAAAGCGATCACGTTCAAAAGCCAAAGAGTCTGGCAGTGGTCATGACACAGACACGTCTCAGGAAACCAAGAGGAAGAAAACTAGTAATAATTCTGAAGAGCCCTGTAAAAATACAGAAAGTGCAGCAAGCAAGCTTGAACAAATGACTTATACTAAAGTGGGTAAAAGTGCTAATGAAATTATTGTATTCCCCAAAATCCCCATAGCAAAAGACATAATCAAATCTCACAAAGCAAATGAAAATGTGGAAGATAAGCTGAAAAGTAAGATTGTGTCCAACAGATCAAACCCACCTCTGCCTTTTGATGCCAGTACAAGTTCACTTCGTCCGTTAATGGCTAAAAGTCCAGTGGCACCAGCACCAGCCCGCGTCTCTGTTTTTTCAGGTTTTCCAAGACAAAGATTGTATTCGCCTCCAGCGGGGCCTATTTTTCCCATTAATGCACCTCAGTTTTCTACTGCTGTAACAGCTCTCAGCGCTGTTCCGAATATTTCATCCATAACCACACTTTCCAACCCAATGGTGAGTTCATCTCAGCCTATACCTATGCAGAAGCATCCACCACAGTATTGTGTCATGAAGGTGGATGGGAAAGATGTCTTGCTGCAGCTGGTGCCCAGTGGTGTTGGAGGGTCAGTACTGTTGCAAGGGAACAAAACAGCTCCCCTGTTAAGTCCACCATTAAGGTCAACGCCACCTATCTCCACCCAGGCTATCCCAGTGCCTGTATGTGCAGCTCAGGTTCCTACAGTATCATCTGGTCTGTTTCCTTTGTTAGGACTACCATTGGTCAATCAAAGTGTTAgctcaacaaaaaataatattccTTTATCAGGATTCCCTGTGATATCATTTGCCAGTGGTAGTGGTTTTACCACTCCCTTAACAGCCAGAACAACATTGACCTCTGCAACGCCACTGGCTCATACCTCTGTTCCTTTAAAAACCACTACTTCATTAGTTTCAGTTGTTCCATCTACTGGGATGGTGACAACTTCTGTCATCCGAACCACTAATTCTACCTCAGCTGTGTCATCTATTCTTTCTACGATGGGAGCGCCTGCTTCAAAGGCCTTGAGATCATTTGTTGCAGATCAGATTAGACCCGCTGTTGTCCGACCAGATCAGGTAGCAACTTTGGTTGCTCCGGGACTGCGAGCTGTAGTTCCAAACCAGACAAGCTCTCTTCGCTCCATTAGAATATTTGTGCCTGGCTGCACGAACACGGGCACACCAGGACGCTTTGCAACGCTAGGGAGCATTGCCAATAGCAGTCCTCTGACAAGGTTGTCTGCTAGCAGTGATCTGTTACCTCAGCGTAAACAGTCACATGATCATGAGTTAACCCCAGAACAGAAGGCTGCCAAGCGGAGAAAACTGGAGAAGAAATACCCGCTTCCTCCCGGTGTTGTGATCAAAACTGAACCCCTTGAAAGCCACCCTCCACCCACAGTGACTACTGCTGTCCGGTCTTTGTTAAGCCCAAACATTCAATTGGTATCTTCCGTGTCGAGGCCAGGAACAACTGTCAGAATTATTGTCCCTTCTGCGGCCAATTCTGTAGCAAGTGGCGTTCGTGGAGGTCAAAACATTGTTTATCGTGCATCCTCCGGAGGAAGCCAGACTGTGTTGACAACTCTTGGAAATTTGACATCAATTGTTTCTTCTTTACACTCACCATCTGCAGCTATAGTTTCCTCCGTTACCACTACAGCTACTATTGCCTCGTCCAGCTCCACACCTCAAAACCTGCCTAAACAAACTAACAGTTTGGAATTCAGCTCCCCTTCATCATGTGCACCTACTCTAACCAGCCAGTCTCCTGGTATTTGGAGCCCAGCGTCATCCTTGTCGGATAATTCAACCAAAACTTCTGGGACAACGTCGACTTTGACCTCAAGTGTGGAGAGATTACCAGCTGAGAAATCTTTGACCAAAGAAAGGCTGGAGGAACTGAAGATGAGTTTAATTAAATTCAGAGAGCTTGTTAGTAAGCAAGAAACTCTAGGACTCAAAGGGGAACGCCTTGacaaattaaaagacattctctTGATAAAAGAGATGGAGCTTGAGAAAATGCAAAAACAGCTTGAGGCTGATTTGAATACTTCAGGTGCCGTTTCACAAAGTGACTTGAATTGCTTAGAGGATGTTTCACAAAGCGAGTTAAATTGTTCTGCTGCTACATCACAAGAGGAATCAAATTCTTCACCTGATGTGTTGCAGAGTACATTAGCTGACACGTCACAAACTGGTACAAATTCGCCAGTGGACCTGTCAGAATCTGTAAATACTGTCATAAATGCAGAGAATATGGCAGCAGCAAATGATCATCTAGGCACTGAGGATGAACCCTTTGTTATAGATTAA